In Stanieria sp. NIES-3757, the DNA window CAGTCGAGAATATCTAACCCTACTTTAAGAGCAATACCAGCTAACACTGCCATGGGAATTGGTTCGGTTAGATTAGCAGCCCACAACACAACTACTAATAAAATTAAGGCGCGAGTAATCCCAGACAAAGCGGAAGTTGCCCCAGTCTGAATATTAACTACTGTACCCATAGTTGCACCAGCACCAGGCAATCCTCCACAGATACCAGAGACTAAATTACCAATCCCTTGACCAATTAATTCTTTATCAGATTTATGTTCGGTACGAGTTAAACTATCGGCAATTACTGCGGTCAGTAAAGTATCGATACATCCCAGCATCCCTAAAACAATTGCATCAAGCAAAATTTGTGTCATTTGCGTAGCAGAAAAAACTGGCATTTGGAATTGTGGTAATCCCATTGGGATTTCGCCGATTCTTCTAATCTCTGCATCACCAAAGAAAACTAGGGAAACTACCGTACCAATAATCAAAGCTACTAATTGAGGCGGGGCATAGCGTTTAAATTTCGATGGCATTAAGAAAATAATTGCCAGGGTTAGGATTCCTAAGATGGCTTCTAGAGGATTGATATTGGCAAGAAGTTCAGGTATTGCTTGAACTGTTCCTAACACACCACCTTTGGGACTAGGTTGTCCCACAAAAGGAGCAATCTGAAGGATAACTAAAATTACCCCAATTCCTGACATAAAGCCAGAAATAACGCTATAGGGCATCAGGGTGATATATTTACCCAGTTTAAAGAAACCAAACAGAATTTGAAAAATTCCTGCTAACATTACAACGGTGAACGCCATCGCCATGCCATTTTCAGGATCAGAAGCTGTCATTTTAGCTATTACTGCCGTCATGACTACTGTCATGGGCCCTGTTGGCTCAGAAATCAAGGTTGGTGTGCCACCAAATAAAGCAGCAAAAAAACCTACACAAACTGCACCCCACAAGCCTGCTACTGGTCCTGCCCCAGAAGCAACCCCGAAGGCGAGGGCTAGTGGTAAGGAAACTATCGCAGTAGTTAAACCACCAAATAAATCTCCTCGTAAATTTCTAAAATTAATTTTGTTGGTTATGTTCATTGTCTCTAATTGATTTTAGGTTTGAATTAACTTGGTTTAGTTAATGCAGACTCACAATTTATGTCTCAATTCGGGTTTCTTTATTTTTCTTTGTCAAAAAGAAAAATTAGTTATAGCAAGCTCTGTCGTCAGTACGAACTGCGACTTTGATAAAACTCTTTGGGCAGTAACGTTGATTGCAACGTCAAAACAAAAGAAAATCTAAAATTGATTTTTTTCTATTTTTCTAAAAAACTCATAGTAATTAGTCTATATTAAAATTGTCAAAAAACAACTTTTCATAATTAACATTTGTTAATTATCTGTAAAACTATTGCTTATCAAATTTTGAGACCAAGTATTAACATTGCATCCTACTGGAAATTTTAGTTATATTTCGTAGTTGGTTAAGTCTATCTAAGTCTTGTGCGTAGGCGTGATTGATATTAACTAAGGTTTTGGTTGCGGATTTTGTGCCGATTGTTGTTTAACTGCTTCCAATAAAGCTTTAAGTTCTGGTTCTTGGGGATACAATTTGACCAGTTTTTCTAATGGTTCGATAGCACCTGGTAAATCTTGGAGAGCTAGACGAGCTTGGACTAATCCCTGTAAAGCGGTTGGATTATTAGGTTCTCTAGCTAAAACTTTTTCGTAACCACGAATTTGTGCCTGTAATTGTTCTTGCTCTGAAGAAGCCGTTGCTGTAGAGGTAGAGGCAGAGGGTTGCGAATCGTTACTAAAAAGACTACCAACTAACATAAATGCAGTTGAGCCAATGAAAGCTAAACCAAATAGTAAAACTAAAACTCTTTGTAGCGTTTTTCGATTCATTGAACAGTTTTTAAACCCCAGGTATAAAAAGCAAGTACACCACTACCAAATCCTAACAAACATAAACCAACTAGAATCAAAGTAGCTCGCGATCTACTATAACCTGCTGTTTGTAAATCTAGTTTAACTAATATTCCCGCAGCTAATAAGATAAAGAACTCAAGAAAAACTTCTAGCCATTGAACAATTAAGGCAAAAGCTAAAGCTCCGATAAATATTAACAAAAAAGCTCTTGCTTCTGATTGAAGCCAACTATTGAGACTTACAGTCATCAAAGCAATAGGAGCAGTAAAAGCAATAGAAATTAATAAAACCCAGAAAATCCCTAAGGCGTAAAGAAGAGAAGCGATGATATTTTCTTCCAATGCCCAGTAAAATAAATTACCATGTTCGATGATGACTACTGCCCAACGAGCATAAAGCCAACCGTAAGTGGCATAAGTAACTAGTAAAAGCGTTGTCGATAACCAAGAAATTTGTTTAAGCCTAAGCATTCATCATTAGAAGCTGGTAATTGGTAATTGATAATTGATAATAAAGGTGTAAGTTGCCCTGATTACCTATTACCCCTTACCTCTTACCGATAATTTTGAGATGATTGTTTTTAAAACAAATCGCTGTAAATATCCCAAAAGTTAGGACATAGCTTGGATAATGTAATCAAAGTATGGAGCAGCTTCTTGAGCATCTTCGTTGGTGAGAAGAGCTAAAGCAGCATCTTTCAAGCAGCGAATTGCATCAACCATTCCAGGGACAGGGACGTTTAAAGAGTTATACATTTCTCTGACACCAATTAAACCAGTCTTTTCAATTGGTTCTTTGTCTCCTGAAAGTACTCCATAGGTAACTAACCTTAAATACCAGCCAAAATCTCGAATACACTGATTGTATTGTTTTTGACCGTAGGAATTACCGCCTGGAGATCTGTATTCAGGATGAATTCTGAATAACTCTTTACTGGCTTTATCAACAATTTTCTTTTCGCTTTCTGCTAAAGTTTCAGCAATGCGTACTCGTTGTTCACCAGTTGTTAAAAATTTTTTAATTCCTTCTAGTTCTCCGCTACTGGGATAGCGGAGTTCATCGTCGGCTTTGAGTATAACTTGACTAACTACGCTCATGATATTGCGATCAATTTAATTAACTTCAATAATCTTAGTATGTTAGCGACGGGCAATTCGTAAAAATATCTTGCCATTCGGCAGCAGATAAAGGTTGCTCGATCAAATTAATTTTAAAACACTGGCTAGCTGCTTTGGTCAAGACTTCTGAAATCTTAGCAGTAGAAAAATTAACTGAGTTGGGTAGTAAGTTTTTGATTGGTTGAGGGGCTGGTTGAGCAAAGACTTGAGTGTATAATTTTGGTTCAGTCGCAATCGCCATTGAACCATGTTGTAAGATGGCTTTACCTTGGCGTAGTTGCGCGCTACCAATTACTTTTGCTCCTGTCTGAGTAATTAAATCTGCGTTCGTTGCTGTAGCAAAACAATTATCCTGGTGACGATAGGAATTGGGTTGCTCACCATAGGCTAAATTAAGTCCAAGCGATCGCCATCCTGTGATTAAAAACTGACAAATTTGTTGATAAACTTCTAATCTTTTTCCCCGCTCAAAAGAAGCAATTACGGCATAAGTTAGATCCCCTTGATGTAATACTGCCCTACCTCCAGTGGGACGACGTACAATAGACAAGGATTTTCCTTGCCAAGTTAGCTCGTGCCAAAACCAAGGATAATTTTTTTGATGGTAGCCTAACGAAATGGTTGCTTCAGACCAAGTATAAAATCTTAAGGTGGGTGGATGTTGTTTTTGTTTATGTTGTTGGAGCAACCAAAGATCTATTGCCATTTGGACTTCCCCAGAGGCTGACATTAAAGGAAGTAAACGCCAAATTTGCTCATTCATCAAGGAGTATCACTGTTGACTATTTCATGCCAAATTCCGCTTGTAAAGCTTCATCGTTATCATCGGCAATCGTCGCAACTAAAGTAATAATTCGCGAAATTTCACTAGAATAAAGATCCGCTAGAGTCCTTTGAGAAGAAACTACTACTCGATTTTCGACAATACTAAAACAAGTTTCAAAAGTTCCTGCCCAATTCATCTCTAACAATTTACGCATTAACTTTGTCTCGTCTTTAGCAGGTAATTGGAGTACGGTTGCCCAAACTGTAAGCAAATCGTCTTCTGATTCTCCTGTCAACTGAACAAATACTTCGACACTACCATACCGAAATTTCCACAAAATACCTTCGTCGCTATGATTTACCATAGCAGTATCTTCTTGATCTAAGCTGGAAATAACGGTTTCGATTACTTCTTGATGGCTAGATTGATTTTCCATGAATTCATCAATCGATTGATTGTTACCTAGGTCTAGATTTGCAACTTGATTACTCATAGCAATTTAATTTGATTAGTTAGATTTTTACATCACTTCATTGATCGATTAATCTTCCTTCTGGTGGAAAATTATTTAGGGATGAAGAAACTTGTTTTTACTACGTAAATCTAGCATTTAGTCGCACAAGATCATGATTTTTTCGCCATTAATTTTAACTTTAGTTTGTCAAGAGAATAATTTGTAGCCTAAAGTTTAACCGCAAATTGGTTTTAAGAATTTCTTCTGGTTTTTAAGCTTAATTTTCTTAATAAAAATTTTTGTAGTTACTATACTAATTATGTACTTATGTTTATCCTCAATTACTTGCTTCCAATTCCATGAAAGTTAATTATCCAAAAAAACTTCACAATACTCTTAGTGCGCGGGATATTCTCAAACAAGTGATCGGCGATCGCGAAATTCATATCATCACTCTTAATCGCTATCGCTTCAACGAACAGCATAGTTGTAAAGATTTGACCGATGTAATTGAAAAACTGAATGGTAAACCAAAAGAATTAGTCAGAGATTTATCTCATCATGTTGCTGATGAAGCTCGTCATGCTGTTTGGCTGACTGACTTGTTGGTAGACTTAGGGGCAGATATCGGTACGCCACCAGGAATGTCCTACATTGGTGAGTTTGAAAGATTATTAGATCGAGATAGTTATCAAACCGAAGAACAACTGGAAGATGGTCTGATTGCTGCTTTGACGGCGATTAACGTTACGGAAAAACGTGGTTGTGAGTATTTCTCTGCTCATATCAATGCTCTTAAAGAAGTTCCTCAAACCGAAGAAAATATTAAGATTCGGGAAACTATTGAAAAGATCTTTCCTGAAGAAGCCGGTCATGTTCGTTGGGGTAATCGTTGGTTAGCTCAAATTGCTAAAAAAAGCCCAAAACATCGTCAGAAGGTAGAACAAGCCAAACAAAAATATGCAGCCATAGAACAAGCAGCCTATGAATCAGGTATGGATATTATGGCTGGTGCAGAGTTACGTCGTTTAAACCATCTGTTAGAAATTACCAAGACAATGCCCTTATGGGAACGTCCTCAGTATCTCATGGAACGGTTACCTGAAACTCTCCTCGCCCCAGAGTTACAATTTACTCGTATTGAAGCTGCTAAAAGAGCATGGCAAAGAGATCCCCAAGCTTTTATGGAAAAATTTGTCCCTATGTTCTTAAATGGCTTCAGTAGTTTACAAAAACAACAGAAACAAGCAACCAAAGCATAAACCAGGAATAGGGCGCAATGCGCCCTAAAAAGATTAATCTATTTTGATTGCTGTTGGTGCAGAACCATTATTTTTGTTGGTAGTACCAGAAGCCTGTCGATAATCTGCATACAAGCGATCGCGCCAAGCAAAGAAAGGTTCATAAGCGATATTATCAGCTAATCCTGGAATACCTTTACCTTTGAGTTGTTCGGGCAGATCGAGATAAGAACCTTCAGGAAATTTGAGGATCATACTTAATCCCGCTACTGCCAAATCTGCCAAAGTAGGAGTATCTCCAATTAAATAAGGACGATTTTCTAAGATCAGACAGAGGGCTTCTAAATCCTGTTGTAATGATTTTTTGGCTTCTTTGACCGCATCACCACCTAAACCGACTCCAGTGCCTAACACATCTAATAAATCTCCAGGGATCGCACTAACTAAAGTTTTGAGGAAATCAGGAGTTTGTTTGGGTAAAACTGCGGTACGAAAGTTTTGATTTTGATTTAAAGCACCAATTAAAGCTTTTCTGCCTTTAATCCCAATCGATTCATCTGCCCATTCTTCAATTAATAAACACTGCCCTTTAGCTAAAGGATCGTCAGGAATAATTGGTCGTTCGGGATATTTCTTGTCTAGGTAAAAAGCGATCGCGGTTGAATCAGCCACATAGGTATTACCATCTTTTAAAACCGGTACTTGTCTTTTCCCAGTCTTTTGCATTAGTTCTATTTGTCCAACGCCAGGAGTAACTTCAATTTTGCGATATTCTAAACCCTTGTAATCTAAAATCAGACGTACTTTTTCTGAATATTGAGATAATTCAAATTGGTATAGCTCCAGCATCGCTCTCACTATTTATAAAAGTTAACAATAGTTAATCTAGCTTGTTTAATCAGATTGCTACATCAATCCTAAGTTTAGATAAATAATTTGGTCAGAAAATTAACTCTAAGCTGTCACGCATCTAATTGACTGGTTAGTCAAAGGCAGGAGTTAGAAGGCAGAAGGCAGAAGCTTTAAAAGAATGTACAGCCTTCTATACACATTAGCTTACTTGTGCCGACTTACTGAACTGTTTTACTCAAAACACGGATAAATTCTAGAGGTAAACCATCACAATCGGCAATAAAAGCTACTTCATAAACGCGATCGCCAATCATTTGTTGAGTGGGTTCTAACAAAACGTGCAATGGTTGAATTGATTTCAAATTAAGTTTAAGCTGCTCTAACCAGGAAGGTAAATCTTGGGTAACCTCAGTCAAGTCAAAAGAAAGATGATAATAACCCACATAATGCTCATCCCCAAAAGCATCAGGGGCGGGTTTAGGTTCAGGAATTTGGATCAGTTCGATTCTGCCACCTAATCCTTCCAGCCAACAAGCAAGGGTGTAACCTGTTGTAAAACGCTCGTTGACAGTAAAGCCCAATTGTTCGTAAAAAGCGATCGCACGATGGATATTTGCCGTGCGGATAGAAACATGATGCATCATTCAAATAAACGAAAATAGGGATAATTACGCGGTACTCCTGGTTCTTTTTCCAAAGAAAAGTTGATCACTTCCCAACAAGGATCTGCTGGAGTCTCAGAACTAAAAACAACAGGTAAACCGTATAACTTAGGGATTTTACCTTCGCCATTTTCTCGCCAAGGATGACTTCTTTCCAAATAAGCATTAACTAAGTCTTTATAACGACTAGCAATAATGACTTTGGTAGCTCGATAGCCTTCGGTATAAAGTCGATCCAAAGCTTCATGAATTTCAAAGCGAATTCCATCTGGATGAGTATGCTGTCGATACCATTGATTTTCCCATCTGCGCCACCGCCTTCCAGAAGGGAGATGAATTAGTTCTTCTGTATCAGGATTAGCCTCAAAAGCTCCATGACGAGGACACAAATAAGTATCTGTCAATGTCAAAGCGGAAATAACTTGACGACAGTGAGGACATTTAATTTCTGGACCAAATATAGGGTATTGTAAACCTGAGTTCATTATTATAGGGTTTTTATTTACCTTATAACACGCGCCTGTAATCCTAGCTTGTTTATCATAATGAATCAATCTTCCTTTTCAGTCGATCATCCATTTTGGTTACCACCAGATTTATCTCAAGCAGCTTTTATTGCTGATAATGCAGTCATAATGGGACAAGTTACCCTGGCTGCTGGTGCTAGTGTTTGGTATGGTGCGGTAGTACGAGGAGATGTAGAAAAAATAGTCATTGGTAAGTGTACCAATATCCAGGATGGAGCCATTCTTCACGGCGATCCTGGTAAACCAACTGTCCTTGAAGATTATGTTACGGTAGGACATCGAGCCGTAATTCATTCAGCATATATTGAAAGTGGTTGTTTGATTGGCATTGGCGCAGTAGTTTTAGATGGAGTTAGAGTAGGTAGTGGTAGTATCATTGGTGCAGGTTGTATTGTAACTAAAGATGTCGCACCTCATTCTTTGATGGTAGGAGTACCTGCCAAAAAAGTTAGAGAACTTAATGAAACTGAAGTCGCAGAATTAATCGAACACGCCCAAAAATACGAAAAATTGGCTTTAGTTCATGCTGGCAAAGGCACAGACTTAGGCTTTATCTCCAAGTCTCCTTGACAAATAGTAACAATTTGCTAGAAAAACTGAGAAATTTAGGATATATATATAAATTAATGAAAATATTTTAAAATAAATTAAGGATTTTCAGAGGAGATTGAATTATGGATTGGCGTTTGATAATCGTTCTTGCTCCACTTATTGTGGCTGCTAGCTGGGCTCTTTACAATGTTGGTGCGATCGCTTTAAGACAAGCACAACAATTTATCGGTAAAAATTCTTAAACTTTAACAATTGATTTTGATACAAAATTTCATGGGCTGCCTCATAATCACTGCGGGCAGTCTTTTTTTTGTAGGAGACGAGGCGTATAAACCCTCGAACCAAGTTCGAGGGACAGCCCCTCCAATTCGCGAATTGCTTCTACGGTTAAATCCCATGACTTTTTCCAATTACCCAATGACGACGGAAAAAACGGGCTAGGGAAGTTTCTTCTAAAGATAAATAAATTGGTCTACCATGAGGACAAGTACGAGGGTTACGAGTACTCTGCCATTGATCGATGAGATTTTGCATTTCTGGTAGGCTTAGAGGTGTTCCATTGCGAATGGCACTACGACAAGCTGTAGCTACTTGGGCTGATTGTAAATCTCCGCCTAAACTAAGTTCGATTAATGCATCATTACAATCGTCTCTTTGAGCGAGCATTGCAGGAGCGTTTCTTACTGCCCAAATTTCTTCTCCAAAGAGTTCTATTTCTATTTTTAATCTTTCTAATTGTTCTATTTGCAAAGTATTTAAATTATTTAGAATAATGGGAGTTTTTAAAGGTATTAATTGCCAATGATCTTGAATTTGTTCGTACAAAACTCGTTCGTGGGCAATATGTTGTTCTACTAACCATAACCCACTTGAATGTTCTACAACTATATAAGTTCTGTTTACTTGAGCAACTGCTTTAAGTTGAATGAGATTTAATTCATTTTTTGGTTTAACTGGCTCATGATTACAATTATAAACACTGTTTTCCTCGGCAACTTTTAATAATTTACTCACTCTTTGATTAACTACAGCTAAGGGAAGATTAGCAGGTGTAATTGTTAAAGCTTTTTCTATCGCTTGACTAACTTGTTCTTGCCAATAAGGAAGATAATGAAGATAAATTTCGGTTTTGGCTGGATGACGATTCCAATCAACTAAATGGGAAGGAAGATGAAGATGAAGAAAACTAACAGGATAGCGATCGCGTGGTAAGGTTTTTGCCAAACTCGCAATGATAGTTTGTTCTAATTCTGGAAGTCGTACAATCCTACCATTGACTGCAATTTTAACCCAATCAGGTCTTCTGCGGTGACAGCGATCAGGTAAACCGATAACTAATTCCAGAGTAGATTTTTGTTTGGGATAATTGTCAATTGCCTCTGAGTCTTCAGGTATCGCTACATCTAACTTAAGAAATTGTAGATCGGTTAAATTAACTCTTTTGAGAATTTGAGGTAAAATTTCTTTGGCTGTAATACCAGGACTGAGATTAAACCAAGGCTTTTGATGCTGCCACGCTTGCCAAGTAATCCCAGGATGAGTTAAAGCTAATTGTTGAATAATATTTTGAACTAACTTAATTTGTTGAGTAACCGCGGGTAAGGCGCGACGACGCACGGGTAAATTACCAAATAAATTAGCAACGGTGATAATTGTTCCAGGAGCGATCGCAACAAGTTCTTCTGCAACGAGTTTTCCTTCTTGATAAGCTACTCGCCAACCTATTTCTTCTGTAGCAGCAGCACGACTAAAAATTTCTAATTCTGCTACTTGAGCGATACTATGTAAAGCTTCTCCGCGAAATCCTAAACTATTAATCTTCCATAAATCTTGGCGATCGCGGATTTTACTAGTACTATGGGCATTAGCACACAAACGCAGATCTTCTACAGTCATGCCTCTGCCATTATCGCTTACTTGTAATCGCCAGAGATTAGGCATTAAAGATACTGTAATTCTAGTTGCTCCTGCATCCAAAGAATTTTCGACTAATTCTCTCACTACTGATGCAAGAGAATCGATTACTTCTCCTGCTGCAATTAGATTAATTACATCTGGAGGTAAAGTCTGAATAATCGAAGACATGATAATTATTTGCTCTTATCTGAGTTAAAAAAAAAATCAGCCAACAGAGCCAAAATCGAGAAGATGAGGATTTGAATTATAACTTAGATAGTTAGAAATTTGCTTGGTGTTTTTCTCTTTTACCTGTTAATTTTTAACACCGCGATCGCAATAAGTTAAATAATCTTGTGAAATTTCCCACGCAGCATTAATTAGCTGCATAGCACGCTCCGAACCAGCTAGATCAGGATGATATTTTAAACTCAATTTTCGATAAGAAGAACGTCCGAAAACAACAAAAGCAAGAGAACACCAAATCAAATCTAACTCTTCAATAATCAGATTTTGATAGGTTTGATATTGTTCTAAATAGCGAGCAGTCATTTGTTTATAAATTGATTCAGCATTAGGTAAAGCAGCTTTAATTTGTGCAATAGTTAAGAGGGAATCTTCGCTATTGTGATGATCAGAAGAAATATTAGAGATAAATTCTTCAGTTTGCTGTTGCTCTACGAACACTTCTGAAAAGTCTTGCTGATTAAAAACTCCAGTTAAAGTATCTTGCGAGAAAGGAATCGGCAGAGCAGAATATAGAGTCTGTAATAATTCTTGATTATCCTGACATTCAGCTTTTAATAATTGAAATTGCTGAGAAAAAGCTGCTATCTTTTCTAATTTAGCTAGTTTACCTTTAATTTCTTCAGCTTGTCGATAAAGCTCAATTGCTTCTCGATCTAGTTCGCTTTGACGTTGATATTGTTGCTGGATTTTGTGTTCTAACTCTTGAATATTTTGATTAATAGCTGCTTGTTCCTGTTGATTGTGTTCCTCTCTAGTTTCTACTTGTTGTAGTTGAGAGCGTAATTGAGCAATAAGATCGACAAAATTCATTGCAATTAGTAGGCAATTAAAATATAAATATATCAATTGTTTTTATTTTAAATTATTAATATTTTTCATGAATTTTTTTCGGTGTTTTAAATAGTAAAAAAAAATGACTACTGATGAATGTGGATAAACATAGATAAATTGATTGCTTGATCGTGTTTTTTGACAGTTTTTTTTAAAATCCTAAATCGGCTTTAGCAGTTTCTGCTGCTGCAAAGACTTCTTCATTAGGAAGTTGTCCCCAATCAGGATCGCCTATTTCAGCATAAAATTGACTATCATAAGCACGGGTACGTACTACCACAGGCATCGGGACAGCATGACCCAAAACTAACGCTTGTTGTTTAGAATCTAATTTAGCTAAAACCGATCGCAATCCTTGTGCGCCT includes these proteins:
- a CDS encoding hexapaptide repeat-containing transferase, with translation MNQSSFSVDHPFWLPPDLSQAAFIADNAVIMGQVTLAAGASVWYGAVVRGDVEKIVIGKCTNIQDGAILHGDPGKPTVLEDYVTVGHRAVIHSAYIESGCLIGIGAVVLDGVRVGSGSIIGAGCIVTKDVAPHSLMVGVPAKKVRELNETEVAELIEHAQKYEKLALVHAGKGTDLGFISKSP
- a CDS encoding Glutathione S-transferase domain protein: MLELYQFELSQYSEKVRLILDYKGLEYRKIEVTPGVGQIELMQKTGKRQVPVLKDGNTYVADSTAIAFYLDKKYPERPIIPDDPLAKGQCLLIEEWADESIGIKGRKALIGALNQNQNFRTAVLPKQTPDFLKTLVSAIPGDLLDVLGTGVGLGGDAVKEAKKSLQQDLEALCLILENRPYLIGDTPTLADLAVAGLSMILKFPEGSYLDLPEQLKGKGIPGLADNIAYEPFFAWRDRLYADYRQASGTTNKNNGSAPTAIKID
- a CDS encoding biotin/lipoate A/B protein ligase, which encodes MNEQIWRLLPLMSASGEVQMAIDLWLLQQHKQKQHPPTLRFYTWSEATISLGYHQKNYPWFWHELTWQGKSLSIVRRPTGGRAVLHQGDLTYAVIASFERGKRLEVYQQICQFLITGWRSLGLNLAYGEQPNSYRHQDNCFATATNADLITQTGAKVIGSAQLRQGKAILQHGSMAIATEPKLYTQVFAQPAPQPIKNLLPNSVNFSTAKISEVLTKAASQCFKINLIEQPLSAAEWQDIFTNCPSLTY
- a CDS encoding sulfate permease family protein, which produces MNITNKINFRNLRGDLFGGLTTAIVSLPLALAFGVASGAGPVAGLWGAVCVGFFAALFGGTPTLISEPTGPMTVVMTAVIAKMTASDPENGMAMAFTVVMLAGIFQILFGFFKLGKYITLMPYSVISGFMSGIGVILVILQIAPFVGQPSPKGGVLGTVQAIPELLANINPLEAILGILTLAIIFLMPSKFKRYAPPQLVALIIGTVVSLVFFGDAEIRRIGEIPMGLPQFQMPVFSATQMTQILLDAIVLGMLGCIDTLLTAVIADSLTRTEHKSDKELIGQGIGNLVSGICGGLPGAGATMGTVVNIQTGATSALSGITRALILLVVVLWAANLTEPIPMAVLAGIALKVGLDILDWSFLKRSHKVSLKGTLIMYGVLLLTVFVDLIVAVGVGVFIANILTIERLSDLRAQEVKTISDADDEISLNEEEKQLLERANGRVLLFYLSGPMIFGVAKAIAREHSAMPDADALIMDLSDVPILGVTAALAIENAIQDAADKGLHVFVVGATQKVMTRLEKLGIQRFVPAQNFIPNRLEALRQAVALTGRNVVEAGVNTTGDYPTNLDPAI
- the apcD gene encoding allophycocyanin-B — translated: MSVVSQVILKADDELRYPSSGELEGIKKFLTTGEQRVRIAETLAESEKKIVDKASKELFRIHPEYRSPGGNSYGQKQYNQCIRDFGWYLRLVTYGVLSGDKEPIEKTGLIGVREMYNSLNVPVPGMVDAIRCLKDAALALLTNEDAQEAAPYFDYIIQAMS
- the psbY gene encoding photosystem II protein PsbY, whose product is MDWRLIIVLAPLIVAASWALYNVGAIALRQAQQFIGKNS
- a CDS encoding hypothetical protein (Domain of unknown function DUF1821), whose protein sequence is MSNQVANLDLGNNQSIDEFMENQSSHQEVIETVISSLDQEDTAMVNHSDEGILWKFRYGSVEVFVQLTGESEDDLLTVWATVLQLPAKDETKLMRKLLEMNWAGTFETCFSIVENRVVVSSQRTLADLYSSEISRIITLVATIADDNDEALQAEFGMK
- a CDS encoding DNA mismatch repair protein MutL; amino-acid sequence: MSSIIQTLPPDVINLIAAGEVIDSLASVVRELVENSLDAGATRITVSLMPNLWRLQVSDNGRGMTVEDLRLCANAHSTSKIRDRQDLWKINSLGFRGEALHSIAQVAELEIFSRAAATEEIGWRVAYQEGKLVAEELVAIAPGTIITVANLFGNLPVRRRALPAVTQQIKLVQNIIQQLALTHPGITWQAWQHQKPWFNLSPGITAKEILPQILKRVNLTDLQFLKLDVAIPEDSEAIDNYPKQKSTLELVIGLPDRCHRRRPDWVKIAVNGRIVRLPELEQTIIASLAKTLPRDRYPVSFLHLHLPSHLVDWNRHPAKTEIYLHYLPYWQEQVSQAIEKALTITPANLPLAVVNQRVSKLLKVAEENSVYNCNHEPVKPKNELNLIQLKAVAQVNRTYIVVEHSSGLWLVEQHIAHERVLYEQIQDHWQLIPLKTPIILNNLNTLQIEQLERLKIEIELFGEEIWAVRNAPAMLAQRDDCNDALIELSLGGDLQSAQVATACRSAIRNGTPLSLPEMQNLIDQWQSTRNPRTCPHGRPIYLSLEETSLARFFRRHWVIGKSHGI
- a CDS encoding Glyoxalase/bleomycin resistance protein/dioxygenase, with product MMHHVSIRTANIHRAIAFYEQLGFTVNERFTTGYTLACWLEGLGGRIELIQIPEPKPAPDAFGDEHYVGYYHLSFDLTEVTQDLPSWLEQLKLNLKSIQPLHVLLEPTQQMIGDRVYEVAFIADCDGLPLEFIRVLSKTVQ